The Vampirovibrio chlorellavorus nucleotide sequence CCCTGTGGTCCTGCCTGGGGGGCACTCGCAGCGGGGTGAGCCGGTCTTTGAATGGTACTTGGCCCTGAAGCCGGAATAGATCCCCCGGCTGAAACAGCCCCTCCGGATGGTTTCGAACTGCCTGGCAAAGGTTGCGTGTGGGGTGGCTTCGCTTGTGGTGCCGGGGCTTTGCTGGCAGGCGACGCTTCCGCTTCCTTTTTGGGTGCGGCGGCTGTGGTGGGTGCCGTTTGAGCGGGCTTGCCTTTCAGTGCGCCTTCTTCGGGGGCGGCCGCTTTATTTTCAGTGGTTGCGGGCTTGTCCTGCTGACTGGCCGCCGCTGGTTGCCCTTGTGCTTTATACTGGCTGATCAGCCGATCGGCCACTGCCTGATCGACCGTACTGGAATGGCTTTTGACTTGAACGCCATGGTTTTTTGCAAGTAAATCAATCACTGCGGCATTACTGACGCCCAGGATTTTGGAGATTTCGTGGACTCTTACTTTGGGGGACGTCACAGTGAGGAGATTCCTTTCAATTGGTCATTCAAGGCTTCCAATATAGCATCAGGGATCGCTCTTTTCAACGTGCGCTGAAATTTCTTTGCCCGTAGCGCCTCAGTTAGACAGGCTTTGTTCCTGCATACGTAGGAGGAGCGTCCTTGCAAAGGAGGATTTCCATTGATTGAAAAGTGGTGATCGCGATTGCTGGTCAAGCAAAGCATGCTTTCACGAGGAAGCTGTTGTCGGCAGTGAATGCACTGCCGAAGTATGGTACGTGGCAAGACTGACCTCCAGCCAGTGGGGAGGGTCTAGCCCTCCACTTCCTCCGTTTCCACAGAGGGTTCCGTGTCTTGTTCGAGTGTCTCCAGGCTGCCTGCATCGGCCTCGGTGTGGACTTCTTCCTCCGAGTGGATTTCACCCGCAGCCACCGGCACGGGTTGATCTTCACCTTCGGTAAATTCCTGACCTTCAGGGATGTAATCGGCGGGCGGAGCGGCCATTTGTTCAAAGTAGCCCATACCGCCTTCCTGTTCGACTTGGCCAATGCTCTTGATATCCAGCTTGAAGCCAGTGAGTTTGGCCGCCAGGCGCACATTCTGCCCTTCCCGCCCAATGGCCAGAGAGAGTTGATCGTCCGGTACAATGACCAGCGCTCTGGATTGACGGGGGTCGTGCATGATGAGAACCCGGATAATTTTTGCGGGAGCCAAGGCGTTGACGATAAACTCCACCGGATCGGGCGACCAGCGAATGATATCGATTTTCTCGTTCTTCAGCTCATTGACAATGGCCTGAATCCGGCTGCCACGGGTTCCAATACAGGCGCCCTGAGCGTCCACATCCGGGTCATGCGAAGTGACGGCCACTTTTGTCCGGTAACCGGCTTCCCGGGCAATGCTCTTGATTTCGACCAGACCGTCCTCGATTTCAGGCACTTCCAGCTCGAATACTTCCTTAACCATGGCGGCGTGGGCCTGGGACACGATGATTTGAGGCACTCGACCGGAGTCTTTCAAGTCCAGCACATAAACCCGCAGCTTGTTGCCGACCCGGTAGTACTCGGACGGTAATTGCTCTTTGGGAGGCAAAATGGCTTCGGACTTGCCGATGTTCACAATTACATTGCGGCCTTCGATGCGCTGGACAATGGCCGTGGTCACCGAGCCGCGTTTTTCTTCAAATTCTTTTTGAACCAGCTTTTTCTCCGCTTCCCGAATCCGCTGGGTAATCACCTGCTTGGCGGACTGGGCGGCAATGCGGCCAAATTCATCCGGAGTGACCTCGATTTCCAGAATGTCATTAAGCTCGACATCCGGCTTTATTTTTCGGGCTTCTTTCAGCTCGATTTCAGGTTCCCGGGGGATTTCCTCGCCTTCTTCATCGAACTCGACCGCTTCCGGGTCGCTCAGCTCTTTAACCACCCGTTTGAGTTCGTAAATGCCAATCTCGCCGGATTTTTCATTCAGGCGGCACTCATAACCGGTCAGGCTTTCCAGCTTGGCGTAGCGCTTATAAGCAGCCAGCATGGCTTCTTTCAAGGAGGAAATGACAACGTCTCTGGGAATGCCACGTTCCCGCTCCAGTTGTTCAGCATGTTCCATCAACGCGGGGCCAACTTTAATCATGGTGACGGCGTACCTCCTGTTTATCCTTTGATTCCTGATAATTATAATGGGTCAATCGCTGCGGATAAGGACGTTTCGTCCTCTTCTTCCGGGAAGCGAATAACCGGGTTGAGGTAAACAGCCTGCTCGTCCTGCAGGCAAACCTCGAAATCCTGGGCAGTCTTCTTATCACGGAGCATCACTGCCTTACGGGCTTCATCAAATCCGGTGAGGATGCCTTCCGCCACAGTGGGCAACTCGGAAGGCAAGGCCTTGGCCGCTTTTTTCTTGTTCCTGGATTCAATGGCGCCGGTGATGCGAACGGGCTCTCCCTGGTAAAACGTAAACTCACGAAGCGTTTTCAGCGGCCTGAATAGACCCGGAGAGCTGACTTCAAGACTGTAGGCCACGTCCGCCAGTAGGGGAAACGTTTCCAGAACCGGGTCCAGGCTACGACTGATGGCCTCACATTCGCTGATGGAAATAGAGCCTTCTTTCAGGTCGACGTAGACCCGCAAGTACCAGTATCCCGCCTCTTTTTCAAAGACGGCGTCCACCAGAAAATACCGGGGGTCCAGCTGGCTTTCAACCAGAGGAAAAACAGCCTGTTGAACGGCTTGCACTTGCTCTGGTTTGGGCTGCGTGGAGGGAGAGGCGGACCGTTTCATACCGGATTGCAAACTCCTGAAAGCTGTTGCGTCAATTGGGGTGCTGATTTTCTCTCTTAACAAAAGAAGTGGGCCTTTTTTCGTTGACCCACTTCTGACAATCATCAAGAAGTAGTGCTGATTTTAACATAAACAAATTTCTGGCAAGGACTCTGTGTTCAGGGGGACAGTAAATTTTCCAGGGCCTGCAACTGGGAGAGGGTTCCGGCACCCACCAGCATGTCTTCAGCTTGCAGGATCAAATCGGGATCGGCGGCCACCTGAACTTTATCCTGTCCTTGCACCAGCGCGATAACATTGACTCCGGTTTTTTGTCGGATTTTGGCCTCTTTCAGGCTTTTTCCTGATAGCTCGCTGCCAGTGGAGATGGGTAACCAGCGGATTTGAGTGCCTTCCAGGAGGCTAAAGCGTCCAAAAATGGTATGCTCTCGGGTGACGGGCGCTCTGTGCAGGTTGTTTTCCAGTTGTCGAACCCGGGTGATCAGGCGATCCGTTTCTAGAACCGGGTAGTGTAGATGGTTCATAATGTTGAAAATAAAGCTGACGCTGGTTTCAAACTCTTCGTAGATGATGCTGTCCACCCCGATGCGATGGAGGCGTTCAATGTCAGCCCGGTATCTGGAACGGGCCATGCAATAGGTTTTGGGGTTAATTTGCTTGGCCAGTTGGGCGGCCGATTCGGCGGTTCGGATGTCGGGGAAGGTAATTGCCAGGATGGTAGTTTGTTCGATACCCGCGAATTCCAGTATCTCCCGGCGTGAAATGTCGCCGTACACACAGCGAATCCCTCTGGCCTTGAGTTTTCGGACGGTTTTCAGGTTGGTTTCCACCACGATGTAGGGAATGCCCTGCTCTTCCAGAGCGGTGGTCAGGTTCCGGGCGATGGGGCCATAGCCAGCAACGATCACGTGCGCCAGAGAGCTTGCCTGTGATTCCTCGGGTTCGACAGTTGTTTTGACCCGTTTCATGCGGCCTTTCAGGTAGGGACTACTGAAGCGGTGGATGAGCCGTAGCACAAGGGGGGTAAGAAACATGGAAATGATAATGGCATCGATAATAATGGGGTTCCAGAAGCCAAGAAGCTCTTGCCAGCTGGGTACCTGACGAATGGTGTCCAGGGTTCTTCCCAGTAGCACAAAGGAGAATTCCCCCACCTGAAAGAGAGACAGTCCGGCCCATAAGGCGGTTCGGTGCGGAAAGCGCAAGGCCCGAACGGCTACGTATGCGCACACGGCTTTGAGGAGGATCAACAGGGTGGTTACCCCCAGTACCAGCCATCCGTTCTGCAATAAAAAGCGCACATCAAACAACAGGCCCATCGAAACAAAAAACAGGGTAATAAAAACGTCTCGAAACGCTTTACTGTCGGCAATGACCTGCCTGCAAAACAGACTGCGGCTGAGGGCAAGACCCGCTACAAATGCCCCTGCCTCATAAGACAGGCCCATTTGATGGGTGAGCAAGGCCATGCCCAGCCCAATGCAGACCAGGGCCAGGGTAAACACTTCTTTTTTGTTGGTGGATGCCAGTCGATCCAGAAAGACAGGGACTACCTTGAGGCTGATGGCAACGGCAATGGCCCCGAAAATTAGCGCATTGAAGGTGATCCAGGCCAGTTGTGTGGTGGTTTCGCTGGTGAAAGGCTGCGTGAGAGAGGGCACCAGCGCCATGAGCGGAATGATGGACAGATCCTGAATGATGAGGACGCCCAGAATCAGTCGGCCGTGGTCCGAATCGATTTCCCGGTGTTCTTCCAGGCTCTTCAGCACGATGGCCGTACTGCTCAGAGAGAGGATAGAGCCTACCAGAAAGGCCAGTTGCCACGGAAACTTTCCCAGAAAGTGCAG carries:
- the nusA gene encoding transcription termination factor NusA gives rise to the protein MIKVGPALMEHAEQLERERGIPRDVVISSLKEAMLAAYKRYAKLESLTGYECRLNEKSGEIGIYELKRVVKELSDPEAVEFDEEGEEIPREPEIELKEARKIKPDVELNDILEIEVTPDEFGRIAAQSAKQVITQRIREAEKKLVQKEFEEKRGSVTTAIVQRIEGRNVIVNIGKSEAILPPKEQLPSEYYRVGNKLRVYVLDLKDSGRVPQIIVSQAHAAMVKEVFELEVPEIEDGLVEIKSIAREAGYRTKVAVTSHDPDVDAQGACIGTRGSRIQAIVNELKNEKIDIIRWSPDPVEFIVNALAPAKIIRVLIMHDPRQSRALVIVPDDQLSLAIGREGQNVRLAAKLTGFKLDIKSIGQVEQEGGMGYFEQMAAPPADYIPEGQEFTEGEDQPVPVAAGEIHSEEEVHTEADAGSLETLEQDTEPSVETEEVEG
- a CDS encoding YlxR family protein, whose protein sequence is MPRTILRQCIHCRQQLPRESMLCLTSNRDHHFSINGNPPLQGRSSYVCRNKACLTEALRAKKFQRTLKRAIPDAILEALNDQLKGISSL
- a CDS encoding cation:proton antiporter domain-containing protein encodes the protein MEHSALDASVLVLLALIFSIGAIFAYILQRFHLPTFLAFILTGILLGPNALNLVHVQEIQTMAQVGIIFLLFIVGLDLSVDKLRQLRYQAPLAGLMQLGLTALALTLALHFLGKFPWQLAFLVGSILSLSSTAIVLKSLEEHREIDSDHGRLILGVLIIQDLSIIPLMALVPSLTQPFTSETTTQLAWITFNALIFGAIAVAISLKVVPVFLDRLASTNKKEVFTLALVCIGLGMALLTHQMGLSYEAGAFVAGLALSRSLFCRQVIADSKAFRDVFITLFFVSMGLLFDVRFLLQNGWLVLGVTTLLILLKAVCAYVAVRALRFPHRTALWAGLSLFQVGEFSFVLLGRTLDTIRQVPSWQELLGFWNPIIIDAIIISMFLTPLVLRLIHRFSSPYLKGRMKRVKTTVEPEESQASSLAHVIVAGYGPIARNLTTALEEQGIPYIVVETNLKTVRKLKARGIRCVYGDISRREILEFAGIEQTTILAITFPDIRTAESAAQLAKQINPKTYCMARSRYRADIERLHRIGVDSIIYEEFETSVSFIFNIMNHLHYPVLETDRLITRVRQLENNLHRAPVTREHTIFGRFSLLEGTQIRWLPISTGSELSGKSLKEAKIRQKTGVNVIALVQGQDKVQVAADPDLILQAEDMLVGAGTLSQLQALENLLSP
- the rimP gene encoding ribosome maturation factor RimP; translation: MKRSASPSTQPKPEQVQAVQQAVFPLVESQLDPRYFLVDAVFEKEAGYWYLRVYVDLKEGSISISECEAISRSLDPVLETFPLLADVAYSLEVSSPGLFRPLKTLREFTFYQGEPVRITGAIESRNKKKAAKALPSELPTVAEGILTGFDEARKAVMLRDKKTAQDFEVCLQDEQAVYLNPVIRFPEEEDETSLSAAIDPL